A genomic region of Chitinimonas arctica contains the following coding sequences:
- a CDS encoding GspE/PulE family protein — MAEARKKLPLGELLVQKGVISSDQLRIALTEQKKTGTPLGKELVRLGFVSDATLREALSENLGQDSVDLATIIPAATAIAQLPKDMAKRNLMLPLSLDAENRKFTVAMANPNNLVALDQVRALLRNAYEIEPVLAAEADIIRAIDQYYGFELSIDGILHEIETGQIDYASLSSSDAEYSQPVVRLIDALLADAVHRNASDVHFEPEPQFVRIRYRIDGVLRQIRSLHKTYWPAMVVRLKVMSYMNIAETRAPQDGRISLTISGRQLDFRVAAQPTVYGENVVLRILDKQKGLVPLDQLGLPEDNLNLLKLMIARPEGIILVTGPTGSGKTTTLYSILSHINDEGVNIMTLEDPVEYPLPMIRQTTVTEKIDFASGIRSMMRQDPDVILVGEIRDKDTAEMAFRAAMTGHQVYSTLHTNSAVGAIPRLLDIGVLPDIMAGNIIGIIAQRLVRKLCPHCKEGYPPDAFERLVLGLGEGGPPLLYRASGCDRCDHRGYKGRISVLEILKMDGDMDELIAHRATARELRMLALEKGFRPLAEDAIRRVVEGITSLDEISRVVDLTDRI; from the coding sequence GTGGCAGAAGCGCGCAAGAAACTGCCGCTGGGAGAGCTGCTGGTCCAGAAAGGGGTGATCAGCTCCGATCAGCTGCGTATCGCGCTGACCGAGCAGAAAAAGACCGGCACGCCACTGGGCAAGGAGCTGGTGCGGCTGGGCTTTGTTTCGGATGCCACCCTGCGCGAGGCCTTGTCCGAGAACCTGGGCCAGGATTCGGTCGATCTCGCCACCATCATTCCCGCCGCCACCGCGATTGCGCAATTGCCCAAGGATATGGCCAAGCGCAACCTGATGTTGCCGCTATCGCTGGATGCCGAAAACCGCAAATTCACCGTGGCAATGGCCAATCCCAATAATCTGGTGGCACTGGACCAGGTCAGGGCACTGCTGCGTAACGCGTACGAGATCGAACCCGTCCTGGCGGCGGAAGCGGACATCATCCGGGCCATCGATCAATACTACGGTTTCGAGCTGTCCATCGATGGCATCCTGCACGAAATCGAGACCGGCCAGATCGACTACGCCAGCCTGTCCAGCTCCGATGCCGAGTACAGCCAACCGGTGGTACGGCTGATCGACGCCCTGCTGGCCGATGCGGTACACCGGAACGCGTCGGATGTGCACTTCGAACCGGAACCGCAGTTCGTCCGCATCCGCTATCGCATCGACGGCGTGCTGCGCCAGATCCGTAGCCTGCACAAGACCTACTGGCCGGCCATGGTGGTGCGGCTGAAGGTGATGAGCTATATGAATATCGCCGAGACGCGCGCGCCGCAGGACGGCCGCATCTCGCTGACCATCTCCGGCCGCCAGCTGGACTTCCGTGTCGCCGCCCAGCCCACCGTCTATGGCGAAAACGTGGTGCTGCGCATACTCGACAAGCAGAAGGGGCTGGTACCGCTGGACCAGCTCGGCTTGCCCGAGGACAACCTCAACCTGCTCAAGCTGATGATCGCCCGCCCCGAAGGCATCATCCTGGTGACCGGACCCACCGGCTCGGGCAAAACCACCACGCTGTATTCCATCCTCAGCCATATCAATGACGAGGGGGTCAATATCATGACCCTGGAGGACCCGGTGGAGTACCCCTTGCCCATGATCCGGCAGACCACGGTCACCGAAAAAATCGACTTCGCCTCCGGCATCCGCTCCATGATGCGGCAGGACCCCGACGTCATCCTGGTGGGCGAAATCCGCGACAAGGACACCGCCGAGATGGCTTTCCGCGCCGCCATGACCGGCCACCAGGTGTATTCCACCCTGCACACCAACTCCGCCGTCGGCGCCATCCCCCGCTTGCTCGATATCGGGGTACTGCCGGACATCATGGCCGGCAATATCATCGGCATCATTGCCCAGCGCCTGGTGCGCAAACTCTGCCCTCACTGCAAGGAAGGCTATCCGCCCGACGCCTTCGAACGCCTGGTACTGGGTCTTGGGGAGGGCGGTCCGCCGCTGTTGTATCGGGCCAGCGGCTGCGATCGCTGCGACCATCGCGGTTACAAGGGCCGTATCTCGGTACTGGAAATCCTCAAGATGGATGGCGATATGGATGAATTGATCGCCCACCGCGCCACCGCCCGCGAATTGCGCATGCTGGCGCTGGAAAAGGGCTTTCGACCGCTGGCGGAGGACGCCATCCGGCGCGTCGTCGAGGGCATTACTTCGCTCGACGAAATCTCTCGGGTGGTGGACCTGACCGATCGAATTTAG